A stretch of Arachis hypogaea cultivar Tifrunner chromosome 15, arahy.Tifrunner.gnm2.J5K5, whole genome shotgun sequence DNA encodes these proteins:
- the LOC112747495 gene encoding uncharacterized protein, with the protein MSVPPPHPPLPTAASMTWQAAPFTVAQWQELEHQALIFKYLKAGLTVPPDLLVPIRRSLQLMSQKLSHHYPSLGFYGKKIDPEPGRCRRTDGKKWRCSREAHPDSKYCDRHMIRRRYRSRKPVESSTSSQQQSHSSAAASAATAASTTTTTTTTTAASAASAAGGGGGGGGGGASGSGGAFHTLPLHTNGTREGFTLGSSNSSSLQNLHMDHPLSLPSEVSKKEYRFALNSDVDEHNFLQKDLGTVRYQGYDFTSDGLWSMPHIPSNTVSESRTGSTMVGDCFQQQTIRDADLLNLNASGSKELVFGSQLSPSSSGSLKQEYQSPQSLFTDWHWKKDLGSDAIYRPHKDFNSDANVDCNGSL; encoded by the exons atgagcgTTCCTCCACCTCACCCTCCTCTTCCGACAGCAGCGTCGATGACGTGGCAGGCGGCGCCGTTCACGGTGGCGCAGTGGCAGGAGCTGGAGCACCAAGCCCTCATCTTCAAGTACCTCAAAGCAGGACTCACCGTTCCACCGGACCTCCTCGTACCTATTCGGAGGAGCCTCCAGTTGATGTCTCAGAAGCTCTCACATCACTACCCATCTC TGGGGTTTTATGGGAAGAAGATAGATCCGGAGCCAGGGAGGTGCAGGAGGACCGATGGGAAGAAATGGAGGTGCTCCAGGGAAGCACACCCTGACTCTAAGTACTGCGACCGCCACATGATACGGCGTCGTTACCGTTCAAGAAAGCCTGTGGAATCATCAACTTCATCTCAGCAACAATCTCactcttctgctgctgcttctgcTGCTACTGCTGCTTCTACTACCACCaccactactactactactgctgCTTCTGCTGCTAGtgctgctggtggtggtggtggtggtggtggtggtggtgcttcTGGTTCCGGTGGAGCCTTCCACACACTCCCTTTGCACACCAATGGTACCCGTGAAGGTTTCACCCTTGGGAGCAGCAATAGTAGCAGCTTGCAAAACTTGCACATGGACCACCCTTTGTCACTTCCCAGTGAGGTTAGCAAGAAGGAGTACAG GTTTGCACTGAACTCCGATGTAGACGAGCACAACTTCTTGCAGAAAGATCTGGGAACTGTGAGATATCAAGGTTATGACTTCACCTCAGATGGCCTGTGGTCCATGCCTCACATCCCATCAAACACTGTTTCAGAGTCAAGAACTGGTTCTACCATGGTTGGAGACTGCTTCCAACAGCAAACAATTCGCGATGCTGATCTCTTAAACCTCAATGCTTCAGGGTCGAAGGAGCTCGTCTTTGGTAGCCAATTGAGTCCGTCGTCGTCTGGGTCTTTGAAACAGGAATATCAGTCCCCGCAGTCACTCTTCACTGACTGGCACTGGAAGAAGGATTTAGGCTCTGACGCCATATATCGGCCCCACAAAGATTTCAATTCAGATGCAAATGTTGATTGCAATGGTTCTTTGTAA